In Garra rufa chromosome 14, GarRuf1.0, whole genome shotgun sequence, the genomic stretch GCATCCAGCTTTGCGCTCCCGAGGTGCCAGCATTGGACCGGCGGCGCGCTCCAGTTCCAGACGCACATCATCTTTCTCCACAGCGCGGGACAGATCCTCGGGCTCCATTGCCTCGTTTTCTGCTTGGACCAGGTCTGAGAGCAAGTCTGCAAGTGTGTATCTGGCGAGTTCCTGAAGAAATGAAGAGAGCGAGAGAAAACAACTTTAGTATGTGTACTTGTTGTCAAAGCCGCGTCCGATAATGCgaacactctcagaaaaaaaaaggtacaaatctGTAACTCGGGTGCTATCCCAGGGTATAAAAACTACATCTTTGCACCTTATTAACCCTTAAATTGTACATATTAATACTTTAAAGGTACATAGTAGTAGCTTTCGAAAGAGTACTGCCTTGGTGACTGCG encodes the following:
- the sst1.1 gene encoding somatostatin 1, tandem duplicate 1 — translated: MLSTRIQCALALLCLALAVSSVSAAPTDAKLRQLLQRSLLNPAGKQELARYTLADLLSDLVQAENEAMEPEDLSRAVEKDDVRLELERAAGPMLAPRERKAGCKNFFWKTFTSC